The Mucilaginibacter sp. PAMB04168 genome contains the following window.
GTGCCTGGAGGTATGTTGCGCAGTTCATACTGGCCATTAATGCCGGTTCGCGTACCTGTACTTTTATTCAAAATGCTTACCGATGCATGACTTAATGGCCCGTCGGTTGCTGCTGTAACCTGGCCTTTTATAGTACCGTTTTGAGCTAATACACTGCTTGACTTTGTAATAAACAGGATAAAAAGTATAATGGATTTTGGCATATCGATTTATAATATTTAACTAAACCAAATATATAAAATTAGGTTTGCCTAATTTTATATATTATGTGTTTTATTTTCATAAGTTTGATTGAGCTAACTAGTCCAGCAGCATGAATACCTTTTCAGAGGAGAATTATCTAAAATCCATTTTCCGGTTATCACAAATGCCTGACGGCAAAAAGATTTCCACCAGTGCCATTGCCGAATCATTGGGAAATAATCCGGCATCGGTGGTAGATATGATACGGAAACTCACCGACAAGCAGCTTATTGAGTATGATAAAAAGAAGGGTGTAAAACTTACCCCGCAAGGGCAACAGGATGCCATACAAATTGTACGTAAGCACCGCCTTTGGGAAGTCTTTTTGTTGGAAAAGCTGGGTTACCGCTGGGACGAAATCCATGACATTGCCGAAGAGCTGGAACACATAAAGCATCATGATCTGGCCGATAGGTTGGAGAAGTTTTTAGAATACCCCGAGTATGACCCACATGGTGATCCTATACCCAAAGCAAATGGTAAGATGGCCAAATCTTTTTCGGTTACCCTGGCCGATGCCAAACCGGGCTCGACTTACCGGGTAGCTGCTGTGCGCGATACCAGCAGCGATTTTCTGCTTTATCTCCATAAGCTCGAAATAAATATTGGTACGCACATTAAATTAATAGAAAAGATTGCTTTTGATGGTTCGCTGGTGATCAGCATAAATGCTGCAGAACCAAGCACCGTATCTGCCAAGTTTGGCGAGAATATTTTAATCAGTTAATTTTATATTTGAATTTAAACGTCTACACACTATGCTACCTTTAATTGAAGCTGAAGAACTAAAGAAACTTGATAAAGATACCTATGTGCTGATTGATGCCCGAGGCTTTGGTAACAGCCGCGAGCGGTATAAGCAAGGCCACCTGGAAGGAGCCGTGTATGTAGACCTGGAAGACCTGGCCGTCCATCCTGAAAA
Protein-coding sequences here:
- a CDS encoding metal-dependent transcriptional regulator codes for the protein MNTFSEENYLKSIFRLSQMPDGKKISTSAIAESLGNNPASVVDMIRKLTDKQLIEYDKKKGVKLTPQGQQDAIQIVRKHRLWEVFLLEKLGYRWDEIHDIAEELEHIKHHDLADRLEKFLEYPEYDPHGDPIPKANGKMAKSFSVTLADAKPGSTYRVAAVRDTSSDFLLYLHKLEINIGTHIKLIEKIAFDGSLVISINAAEPSTVSAKFGENILIS